A window of the Brassica oleracea var. oleracea cultivar TO1000 chromosome C1, BOL, whole genome shotgun sequence genome harbors these coding sequences:
- the LOC106344085 gene encoding putative F-box only protein 15, whose protein sequence is MASPQRSWSLSSLPLDMIEEIFHRTPAESLLRSKPTCKKWYDLIKNKRFIYEHLRRSPGRSLRTDERRFLRIDQTVQIMEPVTITRSEKPIPHELQPLENIKAMVHCDGLMLCMCSDMESRIVHLALWNPLTRRIALIQPSTRFTTSDHYGIGHGVNKYRDGYKILRFSDRRYADHYHCEADVEIYYCETSTWRGLNDAKVDWTMDLTCQGVSVMGNMYWLARRIVQMIIEDFILCFDFSVETFKDVCFCPLYNINNYLSCFDGDRLSFLQQDEAEPNIIEVWATNKLADDGDDVSFTKYFRVVNPDLPSLLFDYREMSSQPVYYIAKNKRIIAWCEGVVRDGDKFPICIVLYEIDEGGLRNQRVTELHYENDYVGTFLCGYVYVPSLVPLP, encoded by the coding sequence ATGGCGTCTCCACAGCGTTCTTGGTCGCTGTCATCTCTGCCACTCGATATGATAGAAGAAATATTCCACAGAACTCCGGCTGAATCTCTCCTCCGATCTAAACCGACGTGCAAGAAATGGTACGATCTCATCAAGAACAAGAGGTTCATCTACGAACACTTGCGTCGCTCCCCGGGAAGATCCCTTAGAACCGATGAGAGACGGTTCCTAAGAATCGACCAGACGGTACAAATCATGGAACCGGTGACAATAACACGCTCAGAGAAACCGATCCCACACGAGCTCCAACCACTAGAAAACATCAAAGCCATGGTTCACTGCGACGGACTCATGTTATGTATGTGTAGCGACATGGAATCAAGAATCGTCCACCTCGCTCTTTGGAATCCCCTCACGAGGCGTATCGCATTGATCCAGCCCTCGACACGTTTCACGACTTCTGATCACTACGGGATTGGACACGGCGTTAACAAGTATCGAGATGGTTACAAGATCCTTAGGTTTTCCGATCGCCGTTATGCTGATCATTATCATTGTGAAGCTGATGTTGAGATTTATTACTGCGAGACGAGTACGTGGAGAGGTCTTAATGATGCTAAGGTTGACTGGACTATGGATTTGACGTGCCAAGGTGTGTCTGTTATGGGGAACATGTATTGGCTTGCTCGCAGGATTGTTCAGATGATTATAGAAGACTTCATTCTATGTTTCGATTTCTCGGTTGAAACATTCAAGGACGTATGCTTTTGTCCTCTCTATAATATTAACAATTACTTGAGCTGTTTCGATGGAGATAGATTGTCTTTCCTACAGCAAGATGAAGCAGAGCCAAACATTATTGAGGTGTGGGCTACAAACAAGTTGGCTGATGATGGGGATGATGTCTCCTTTACCAAATATTTCCGTGTGGTCAACCCTGATCTTCCGTCGCTACTGTTTGATTATAGAGAAATGTCTAGTCAGCCGGTGTACTACATTGCCAAGAACAAACGTATCATTGCATGGTGCGAGGGAGTGGTGCGTGACGGTGATAAATTCCCTATTTGCATCGTTCTTTATGAAATTGATGAGGGTGGTTTACGTAATCAACGTGTGACAGAACTACACTACGAGAATGACTATGTTGGCACCTTCCTTTGTGGTTACGTGTACGTTCCAAGTTTAGTCCCTCTTCCATGA
- the LOC106303514 gene encoding serine carboxypeptidase-like 49: MEKHTFLSLLFHFVVFIACSSPSSSILLNDRSFEISNLPSSRAEKLIRELNLFPKLDVNVIDVGDSPLASEEEEVPSIVERSFRFPNIVSHSDDGASVEDLGHRAGYYKLPKSQGARMFYFFFESRKNKKDAPVVIWLTGGPGCSSELAMFYENGPFKIDKNMSLSWNEYGWDQVSNLLYVDQPVGTGFSYTTDKSDIRHDEKGVSDDLYDFLQTFFAEHPKLTNNDFFITGESYAGHYIPAFAARVHKGNKAKEGLHINLKGFAIGNGLTNPALQYPAYPDYALEMGLITQSEHDRLKKIVPLCELSIKLCGTDGTVSCLASYLVCNTLFSGVINHAGGVNYYDIRKKCEGSLCYDFSDMEKFLNLQSVRKSLGVGDIEFVSCSTSVYQAMLQDWMRNLEVGIPTLLEDGINLLVYAGEYDLICNWLGNSRWVNAMEWSGQENFKATNEVPFVVDGKEAGKLKSYGQLSFLKVHDAGHMVPMDQPEAALKMLKRWMENSLSGGDDDDVATTITEGDDLVAQM, from the exons ATGGAGAAACACACTTTCCTCTCCCTCCTCTTCCATTTCGTCGTCTTCATCGCTTGTTCATCACCGTCTTCCTCTATCCTCTTGAACGATCGGAGCTTCGAGATATCGAACTTGCCTTCATCGCGCGCGGAGAAGCTGATCCGCGAGCTTAACCTTTTCCCGAAGCTCGACGTGAACGTGATCGATGTCGGTGATTCGCCTCTCGCTTCGGAGGAGGAGGAGGTGCCTTCGATCGTCGAACGGAGCTTCAGATTCCCGAATATTGTATCCCATAGCGACGACGGCGCTTCCGTCGAGGATTTAGGTCATCGTGCTGGTTACTACAAGCTCCCGAAATCTCAAGGCGCTAG GATGTTCTACTTCTTCTTTGAGTCTCGCAAGAACAAGAAGGATGCGCCTGTTGTGATTTGGTTGACCGGAGGGCCTGGATGTAGCAGTGAACTGGCTATGTTCTATGAGAACGGCCCTTTCAAGATCGATAAGAACATGTCTCTTTCTTGGAATGAGTATGGATGGGATCAG GTTTCCAATCTCCTGTATGTTGACCAGCCTGTTGGAACTGGCTTCAGCTACACGACAGACAAAAGTGACATCCGTCATGACGAAAAGGGAGTTAGCGATGATCTGTATGATTTTCTGCAG ACTTTCTTTGCGGAGCACCCTAAGCTGACAAACAACGACTTTTTCATAACTGGAGAGTCATATGCTGGGCATTACATTCCGGCTTTTGCTGCGCGAGTCCATAAAGGAAACAAGGCTAAAGAGGGACTGCATATTAACCTTAAG GGATTCGCCATTGGCAATGGGCTTACTAATCCTGCACTCCAGTACCCAGCTTATCCGGACTATGCTTTGGAAATGGGTTTAATTACGCAATCAGAGCATGATCGCTTAAAAAAGATTGTCCCACTCTGTGAACTATCAATTAAGCTTTGCG GAACTGATGGAACAGTTTCTTGCTTGGCATCATATCTTGTTTGCAACACGTTGTTCAGTGGTGTAATAAATCATGCTGGTGGAGTAAAC TATTACGACATCAGGAAGAAGTGCGAGGGGAGTTTGTGCTATGACTTCTCAGACATGGAAAAATTCTTGAATCTGCAATCCGTGAGAAAGTCGCTTGGTGTTGGGGACATAGAGTTTGTCTCGTGTAGTACTAGTGTCTATCAGGCAATGCTACAGGATTGGATGAGGAATCTCGAGGTTGGTATTCCCACCCTCTTGGAAGATGGAATCAACCTTCTTGTGTATGCTGGAGAGTATGATCTCATCTGCAACTGGCTCG GTAACTCGAGGTGGGTGAATGCAATGGAGTGGTCAGGACAAGAGAACTTTAAGGCGACTAATGAAGTTCCCTTTGTGGTTGATGGTAAAGAAGCAGGGAAGTTAAAAAGTTATGGACAACTTAGTTTCCTCAAG GTGCACGATGCGGGACACATGGTTCCAATGGACCAGCCAGAAGCTGCGTTGAAAATGTTGAAGAGATGGATGGAGAATTCGCTTAGTGGAGGAGATGATGATGATGTGGCGACTACTATTACAGAAGGAGATGATCTGGTTGCTCAGATGTGA